The genome window CTTCGGGCTGTCCCTGCGCACGGCCCAGGCGACCTCGCCTCCATCGAAAATGGCAAGGTCCTCGCGCACTCGGATGTCGGGAAACGCCCTGGCCCAGGCATTGGCAATGTGGCTGTCGGCCACCGTGAGCTGGATGATTCCCGCATTGGTCATTTTCAGTAGGTCCTCGGTGGTCATGCTCCTGGCGATCTCCCGGATGACCACCGGTTTTTTCCAGGACTGGCGCAGGTGGCGGTTGAGCGATTCCAGGTGCTGGGCATGGCTGCTGCCTGCCTGCACGAAGATTTCCCGTCCCGACAGGTCGTCGAGGGATCCGATGTCGGCGACGTCCTTGTGGCAGACGAGCACCTCCCCGATGCCGCTGATGTAGGGAGCGGTGAAATCCACCATTTTCTTGCGCAACGGCGTGATGGTCAGCCCGCCCATGGCGATGTCGCCCGCGCCTCGCTTCAGGAGGGGCAGGACCTGGTCGAAGGGAACCGGGATGTAGAGGAACTTGATTTCGTCGTAGGACCGTTTTTCCTTTTTGTTGAGGCTTGCGGCGAACTTTTGCATGAGTTCGTAGTCGAAGCCGTGCGGCGCGCCGCCGCGCAGGAAGAACCCGGTCTTGGAATAGGAGGTCAGCACCCGTATGGTGCGTCGCTGCTCCATCTGGGCAAGGTCGCCGAAGTGGCGTTCGAGCCCCCATTGGTCCGCCGTGTCCGGGGTCTGGGACAGGAAAAAAACGGCAAGGGCGACAAAGGGCAGCACAAAGGCGGGGTGGATCGGGCGCATGAATACTCCGGGCTGAATTTGTGCCGGATAATACAGACAACCCGGTTTCGAGAAAAGGTGCTTTTTTGTTGTCTCTCCCATGGAGTTTCCTGTATGTTTTCGCTTGTATCTTGACAGGGATGGTCCGCTGTGTTTCTGTATCG of Salidesulfovibrio onnuriiensis contains these proteins:
- a CDS encoding lytic transglycosylase F — its product is MRPIHPAFVLPFVALAVFFLSQTPDTADQWGLERHFGDLAQMEQRRTIRVLTSYSKTGFFLRGGAPHGFDYELMQKFAASLNKKEKRSYDEIKFLYIPVPFDQVLPLLKRGAGDIAMGGLTITPLRKKMVDFTAPYISGIGEVLVCHKDVADIGSLDDLSGREIFVQAGSSHAQHLESLNRHLRQSWKKPVVIREIARSMTTEDLLKMTNAGIIQLTVADSHIANAWARAFPDIRVREDLAIFDGGEVAWAVRRDSPKLKKALDAFIERHKQGSLLGNILYERYFQNPAWIKNPVTQEEQQKLLRLAALFKRYGQKYGFDWLALAAQAYQESGLDNTARSRAGAVGIMQVLPETAKNPPVNIPNFHKLEPNIHAGAKYLHVLEQNYFQDVPEENRMDFLWAAYNAGPTRISSLRREAAARGFDPNKWFFNVEQVAAEKVGDEVVDYVANISMYYLAYKLLYEQHLEKKDAKAELGI